One segment of Metallosphaera cuprina Ar-4 DNA contains the following:
- a CDS encoding 50S ribosomal protein L1 yields the protein MIVSKERIEEAVKKVLEKENNPKREFTQSVELIIAFKDVDMKRGDIKLREAVVLPRPPSKPRNVLVVPSLEQIESAKRAEPNVILSKEELQKLQGAKRAVKKLASKNQWFLISQDSMSLAGRILGPSLGPRGKFPTPLPSSSDISEYIMRYKRSTLVKTKDQPHTQTFVGTEDQGVNDLVENVFTVLNAIEGKIKGPSYVKAIYIKTTMSKPVQINLK from the coding sequence ATTGAAGAGGCCGTAAAAAAGGTCCTAGAGAAAGAGAACAACCCAAAAAGGGAGTTCACGCAGAGTGTTGAGCTTATAATAGCTTTCAAGGACGTCGACATGAAGAGGGGAGACATAAAGCTCAGGGAGGCAGTAGTATTACCTAGACCACCCTCTAAACCTAGAAACGTTCTAGTAGTACCTTCGCTTGAACAGATAGAATCTGCAAAGAGGGCTGAGCCGAACGTTATCCTTTCCAAGGAAGAACTTCAGAAGCTTCAAGGCGCAAAGAGGGCAGTAAAGAAACTGGCTAGCAAAAACCAGTGGTTCCTCATCTCTCAAGACTCCATGTCGTTGGCTGGTAGGATACTCGGTCCTTCTCTAGGTCCCAGAGGTAAGTTCCCTACTCCATTACCTTCCTCGTCTGACATTAGCGAGTACATTATGAGGTATAAGAGATCTACACTAGTCAAGACAAAGGACCAACCCCACACTCAGACGTTCGTAGGAACGGAAGATCAGGGAGTGAATGACCTGGTTGAGAACGTTTTCACAGTTCTTAACGCGATAGAAGGAAAGATTAAGGGGCCTTCTTACGTCAAAGCTATATATATCAAAACCACAATGAGTAAACCAGTTCAGATTAACCTGAAGTGA